The genomic stretch CAAGTATGTCGAAAAGTGGAAGGCTCGACTAGAGGAGGAGGCAAAGCTTGCGGCTTAGGAGGCTGCAAAGGCCGAGGAACAAGCTGGATCGATGGATGCCAAAGCCACCAATTCTTAAGGATTCAAACATGGGCTGCGACCTATATTATTTTTTCGATAACTGTAATTATCTATTTTGATGCCCTTGGGGCTAAGAAAATTTATTGCTCGAGTTATCAAGATATTTTCTTTCCACTATTTCTAAGTGATGGaccttcaccattttctttcttgttagatgatgCAGTCTTCATAAAATTGGTGGGGGCTCGAGCTTGCAATCTCTTACCACCCACTGTCTCCTCGAGTTAAATCTCCGCTTACTCGAACTCAACGGTAGATTCGAGAACAAGAggtgataagcgtacaaaatatacgcttattcATAGCTTTTTCggtttgatttggttgtttttctcaagtgAAATTATGTATTTgatctgtttggtgaacttgttCAGTGTGTCATTATAATTCTGATTAGTACGAGAATTCggagttttaaaattaaatatctatTTAATTAGTCAAAATTGGTTAATATTTGGAAATCTGGcacaagcgatatatcgcctgtcttgagcgatatatcgcaacatGAGGAATATGGACTTTGGCTGAAGCAGAAATGACAATAGATATTATGCGTTTTCATCGAGATTATTCGGcatgcgatatatcgcaacattggaggcgatatatcagcacaagggtatttttggaatttttcATGGAATTTCGTAGGTTTTGTTTTTGGTGGAAATAAAAGAAgattgaagagagagagaggggagtTATGGACGGCAGAGGAGAGAAACAGAGAATAATTCATTAGTTTTATTTTCAtttctttatgcttttgaattttagattatGCAATgatgtttaatattatgaactaaattcttaaTTAGAGTATTTTAATGGAGTCACTCGATATTTTATTCATCTTTAATGAAATTTCTATGATTTTTTGAATTTATGTTTATCTATagttcttatgtttaatgcttgtaattgattgaccatcttttgcatgattattggttttaattcaatatctgaaaagtgagaattggaatagctttaggCAATAGACATAAATTTCAATTTAtaacgaaagtatcaaattggtttgtgtagcaattaagtttttgttcttaatgcgatttatgtgtagaatttatcacagacatgtagagaattcacaggtaaactgaatattttatatcttgagaaagaatagaattgtcaatagTAAACCTGCTATAATCATAAGTATAAGAATCATATTAGTAGTATTATTGcttgaatagaattgaaggttgatgacaTTAAATTgctttaatatttcttttatattaaatttcgttaattaaacTTTGCTTTTCTAgtttagtcaaatagaaataaaagtttgcttTTGGTAATTAGTGGATCAATTCTCTGATGGAACGATACTATActtccactactattacttgtttatttgattgcgtatacttgcgcaacAAAAAAATTGCAACACGAGGACTGCCTCAAAAGTGAAGACATTAGAGCTCATTTCCACCGTTAAATTATCAAGGTTGAAGAAGGAAAGAGAATGAGACTACAATTTTCCGTGTATCCTGATCCAAACCTCCAGATTTGTCCAATCTTACTTAATCCCCACTGTAGGGTTACAATAGAATTTCCCCCAGGCAAGTTGTCTTTTGAAATTATGGACAGTTCTTTGAGCCAGCCACCACACTGTCAACCCCCCAGGTTTCTTCTATCCCTGCCTCGGAGAGTTCTTTCTTCTAGGCCAAACACTACCATAGCTCCATCACTTCCAGGAGACAGATATCAGATTCCTTGTCATGTTACGGGTTAAAGTTGTCCGCCAAGTTGGTGTGTCGAGCCCCCAACTTCGAGGAAAGGATAACGGGTTTACTAAAATGATTCTTATTTTttctcaagatataagatctcaacctatatatGAAATTTCTACATCTTTGCGATAAATTCTTACATATTGTAgacattaagaacaaaaaccatAAATGCTACACATTCCATACATGTATTCTCATTCAATAAgtaaattatgattatttaactATAgtatattcaattctcacttctcagatctTGAATCAAAATCACAAATCATATAAATGGTGATAAGGCACTCACAAGCATTaagcacaaattaaataattCAGACTAGAGATGAAGATCAAGAAATAATTAAATcttcataaaaaataatataaattcaaGTAACTATACTAAAAATCCTATAGAAAAGAGTTAGTTTATATTCATATAAAGGAAACCATTAATGACATATTGAATTCTATAAGAGAAATATAGGAGATGAAGAATACAAATAAGAGGAAAGTTTAGATCTACTTCTCTTGCTCTTCTCTAGCCTCCCATGAGTCTCTAAGACTCCAAAAACTAACCTAAAATGTTCTAATAAGATGTATACATAGTGACTCAATCTTTGAGTGATGAAATGCAAAAATACCCTTAAAAGACCTGAATGTTTTTCCTCTGTCGGCGTTGAGTGCGACTGTGGTGGATGAAATTTCTCGTAAAAACTCTTCAGTAACTAATGAtagtattttgatcataactttcTCAATATAACTTGaattttgataattaaaaaatctgtaaaaagctaagagaaatatctaaaacttttatttttaagaatttaTCGAGAAAAATGAAGGAATCATGAGCATCTTTAATTACTCTATAAAATCTAAcctaaaatcaacctaacaaaTTTTCGCCAACAATCTTCTAagctaaaaaaaaatgaaaattttgtaaaaataaaagcaaTTGAGACTCTCAATATTATATTATGGTAAGATTATTCCATAAAACACGGCCCCTAAATATGGTAGAGCTACTCTTTTTTAAAGTGGCTAGCTGATATTATATATTGAATTTATTTGAGTAATGGAAGTTTGACTCTTTGAGATATCagcaataatataataataatgttccattttctattcattttttaaaaataaaatttgaaggGTTTTACAATAGGATTTTTATCATATATAATcaaattttgaataaataatcAGAACAAATGCACCTATTTATATAAACTGATAATTAGTTTATATAATAAGCAAGGCATATATTATTCAAAcagtttggtaaaatttttgtttttgaattttttaaacacaaaaatagaaatattatttttatttttgttcctttatttttaaaaaataaaaatatatttggtaactatttttattttttgttttaaaaaataataaatgtgtttgataacattttttttatataacaatATCAAATGAGATGTtgatttgaagagaagaaaaaaaatgaaaagtcgaaaataatttaaaataattttgaaagtgaaaaaaattctattttcaaaagttaataaatttttattaagttttttacaaaaaataaaaaaaaggaacGACTGCAACGCATCAATTTTTTTTCAACACCGGTGCATCCTTCTATTTTCGGCACATGAATAgatataatctaaaaaaaaaattatatgacagtgtacattgatatcctgcaaattttcaagaaattctaaataatttacgaaGCCGAAACAtggttcaaactgtcaaattttacatgcGTGCACAAAAAAAGGCACGCGTGCAATAGACAGTTTAGACCCTATTTTCGGCATCATAATTTAttcgaaatttcttgaaaatttgtaggatattctagatagctacaatgtacaccatcatatgaATTTTTTTGGATTATATCTATCCaagtgccgaaaatagaaaaataatgcaCCAGTATTGCAAAAAAAGAGAATACATTGTAGTCACTccctaaataaaaataaatttatcaaacactattttatatttaattgttaaatttttaattaattaaataaaaaactatttttttagtaTTACCAAACAACAACATAATAATTTCAAATTAAGAAGATTCCTTTCCTAAGCCAAAGTGAGGAAAGATGATgatcttttaattttttaaagttGGTCAACTAGTTCGTTTATAGTTTTGTGTTTTTTGGCTTCGATTGACCTctcaaaacacaaaatcaactCTTGGTCTTTGTTTTTTAGTTAACAGTAGTTGACTATATATAGTAATGTTTCTCGCCTATTTGTTATTTGCACTCTTTTCTCGAAAGACTTTGAGCCAACAACAGTTGTAATTAATCTTTGGCAGAAACTGTGTAACGTTGAGAGAATCTTAAATTGTGAGCATCGACAAATCTtgagttaaattaattaattaataatactttatttttattattctaATGAATTCTATATGCACACAATTAAATAATTTCCCTTCCCCGGTCCTTCTGGAATCAATATGGTTTAAATAAACGTTGAAAATATATAGTGATACTTGTGTTTAAATGCCAAGCTCTAATTTACTGAGTATccaaaatgtatatatatatatacaatatctTCTACTAAATAAATttctattaaaatattatatatagagaGATCGTTTTCTTGGGTGGAAGCTTTGTTTATCACTAGACTTTAATGCTTCGTTTACTTTGAGCACGTACTGAACTtgaaaagaaatgaaaaaaaatggtAATCTTAATTACTATAAGAGTATTAATTAATAAGTTTAATTCGATTCCTATTCCTATGGAGTGTTTTGCATAATGTTATTATAAATTTGAAGGACTCGACGTGTTATTCAAACCTTTGTGGTATACAAACTGAAATGAGTTCCATTCTCTGATCTCTTTATATATTCATTACATGGTCACTTATTATAAGATCATAATTAAGTGATCATGAATCAATACATAGAAGATAACGATACGGCTTCCTTGCGGTAAGTAATTTCTCTCCCTCTAaccaaatatgtatatatatatatatatatatatatatgggcttCGCTTTAAGTTCTGCAGGTAAgattcttcagtgttcttgacccgtgaacagttttcaacatgatttttttatgacagtgtatattgtagttgtttagagcatcttgcaaattttcagaaaattccgaatagtttacagtatcgaaaattatgttcaaacatgttttctatgcataaaaaaaaattagtcacgcatgcagCAACATGTTTAAACTTAGTTTTCGCTACTGTAAAATATtctgaattttctgaaaatttgcaagattctctaaatagctacaatatatacggtgaTAAAAAAATCGCACCAAAAACTGTTCACAGATTTAGAACACACTGAGAAGATgtagaattatcatatatatatatatatatatatttatgtataacgGCAGCTTTTGAAGTAATAATGCATCTTTTGTATACTTTTAGGGGTGACCATGTGTATGAAAATAATTGCGATCCCACAAGAGAAGAACAGTTGCCACACCAAAACGAAACACCAACAGCAGTTGAGAATATTTTAAATCCATGGACTGCTTACCCTCGAGTATGGCATAAGATATTCTTGGTTTCATGTCTAATCGGAGTCTCAATCGATCCACTGTTCCTCTACATTCCAATTGTAAACGATAACAAAAAGTGCCTCGACATAGACAACAATATAAAGAACATATTTCTTGCTTTGCGATGTGTTACCGATTTCTCTTATGTCTTACACATCATTTTTCGGCTTCAAATTGCACTATCCATGTCGAAGGAACTTGGTCAATCTATTTTCACAGGGTTTCCTTGGTCTTATCTCCTAATCGATGTTTTAGCCATTCTTCCACTTCCTCAGGTAAGACCAAGCTAGCCATAGTAGTCTATTATTAGAACCAATGTGACATGAGACGTCTTATATATAAGTTTTGTATAGGTGGTGGTTTTGGTGTACTTTCCAGAGATTACAGGATCAAAATCTTTGCTTGCAAGAAAGTTCCTCGGCTTACTACTCCTTCTTCAATACGTGCCTCGAATTCTTCGTGTGTATTTATCAGCTAAAGAGCTAGGAAGGACTTATGATTCACTCACTCAACGTGTATGGGTCAGAGGTGCCTTCTTCTTTTCACTCTACATTATTTCTGGCCATGTAAGTATCATCTAATTATAGTCATATTTGTATCATATGATAAAATATGTTTAGTACTGTCATAATAAATTTACgagaaatttgtgaaaataacctatatttttaaatgattttgcattatggcctatttttgataattttttgcaaaatgctGGCCTCTATCTAAAATTTGACCAGTTATTTTTTCGACTAGAGctatctaaaattttcgaccggTTGTTCAAATTTTTCgactacctgtctaaatttttGACTAGCTGTTTAAATTATGATGAATTATTTTgtaaagaattattaaaactaggttatagtgtaaaataactttaaaaaataaatttatttgtaacatatcaacatatatatataggtaTTTGGAGCCTTTTGGTACTTCTATTCAACTTTTCGTGAGACAGCTTGCTGGCACAACTTTTGTAAAGCCCTTGGATCACAAGAATGTGTACCTGGTCCTTTTGATTGTCGTGGCAATCATTTCATTAAGAATTTGACAAAGCTGGATCAGTATTGCCCCATCAATCCACCAAATTCAGCCATCTTCGATTTTGGAATATTTTCTCATGCCATTGAGTCTCGTATAGTCAGCCAAACGGATTTTCTCAGAAAATTCTCTAGTAGTTTTTGGTGGGGTTTGAAAAATTTGAGGTATATCATTATTCAAACATAACGTATatgattttaaataataataatataattaaaatgtgATAATATCTCAtgctttcctcttttttttttgtagttcTTTTGGTCAAAACCTTGACACAAGTAGCAAtgtacaagaaaatatttttgcAGTTCTTATTTCTATCTTGGGCTTACTTTTATTTTTATACCTTATTGGAACTCTTCAGGTATGTACACTTCTCAATCTTCGTTAATTAATcttatatatgtacatatactAATGTTAATGACTAGACTTAAtttattaactttatttattagtttaatattttatgtatatgtAATAAGCACATGCATAATAAACGTTATGATTTTCCTATTGAGCACACAACATGCATACACAtaaactactaattaattaaGGGTTCCTAGATAAAATGACTTATTTCTTAAAGTTATTTTATATTCTAGtctagttttaatatttatttgcAAATGATATCTtataatttagacagctagtcgaaaatttagataAGTAGTCAAAAATTTTAAACAACCGGTTAATAATTTTAGATAGCgagtcgaaaaatttagacaactaatCGAATTTTAGACAAatattattttgcaaaaaattatcaaaagtagacTAGAGGGCAAAGTCACTTAAAAAAACGtcattttcacaaatttctcatTAATTAATGTACTTTTGATGTAAATTACAGACATACATGCAGTTGGAAACAACAAAGTCAGAAGAAGCAAGGATAAAGATAAGTATCAAACAGCCAGAAATAGACTCTTATTTATCAACCCATGACCAGCTTCCACCACAGAAAAAGAAAATCATCAAGAGATACCTAACTCGAAAAATTAGAGAAGGCAAAGATTTTGATGTCAGACATCTCTTTTCTCTACTCGAAGAGCATTCTGATCATGGCCTACACAAGAGTGAGGTTCGTAAATGAATAGTTATAAACTCATAAGACATGGTAGTTTGAAGTTTGATAGTAAGTCGAATCAATAACTATacttattttgttcattttgaaaTAGACATTTTCAGCTTGGGTAAACAAAATATTGGATGTAAATAAACATGAGAAGAAGGCAATTGAACAAGCAAACTCATGGATATCAAAAAATGGAATTCCTAACGACATAAAGCCAAAGATACTGAAATACGTACAACTGAGATTGCAAGAAGGAAAAGATGTAGATATCGAACATGTTTTGGATATTCTTCCTTCGAAACTAGGAATGTCTATTAAAAAACACATGTGTTTCCCCGTGTTAAGAAAAGTAAGTTATCTTTCATATCATATCATCTCATCACTAAATTTGATATTCTGTTTCGATTTTCATATATTGTATTTGATTGCTTGTTTGTATTTATATAGGTTCCACTGTTTCAAAACAtggatgattatgtttatgaatcAATTTGCAATTCCTTAAAGCCAGTCATATATTCAGAAAAGAGTTACATCATACGAAAGGGAGAACCTCTTGATATGGTGCTCCTCATCACACAAGGTGTTGTGTGGAGCTTCGGTACTAGTTCTATGGTTCGTCTTCAAAGAGGTGATTACTATGGAAATGAACTCGTAGAATGGCAGTTAAACTCAACATCATATAATGACTTTCCTATCTCTACTGCCAATGTCAAATCACATACCAAAGTCGAAGCCTTTGCTCTAATGGCAATTGACTTAGAGCATGTGCTCTCCAGTTGCTGGGTCAAGTTCTTTCAATACAACTCAACAAATGAAACCATGTCATCCGAGGGCTTGAAATCTTTCGCAGCTACTTCTGTGCAGCGAGGATTTCGACGATATATAAAGCTTAAGAAGGCACAAGAGAACAAGCTCAGCATTCATGTCAATCCATAGGCTTGTAGTAGCACTACACGTACGGTGTATAACAGAATTCCCATGTCTTTATTGTAATGATTTTTAGTTGAATGTCTCTTGAATTAGTGagattaattataattgataatgaACCCTTTTTTTTTTGCAACTATTAAGTccttaaatttattttttgttcAATTTTCTGCAAAATTTTATTACTTGTCACCTTGAATTCATCTCATGAGTGCAAGACTATAGTTCTTGAACTTGCCAACAATTTAGTAGATATTCCTCTAAAACTTGTAACTGTtaaaggagtttgaatatattagatatttattCATAGTGAAGTATGTTTTGAGATGAAGTTGTGTGCTGCAGAGACAACAGAAGATTAAGAACATGTGTGTCACAGTAAAGTAGGTTCTGTAAATTATGTGTGTTATAGTTAGTTTCCTACAGCACACTCGGAagacatgaaaaaaaaaaaggcaatgaTCTATATTGTGCTTTTTTTAATTATTCTAATAGCTGGCTGTAATTGTTGTGCTAAAGTTTgttaaataataaaattgtttATGTTACAAAGTAAGTTTTGGTTGTTAGTTTTTTGAAACAATGTTCATTATTCATAATTATAATAGTGATCAATAAATAATAATGAAGTTGTAATAAATTAAGAGCTTGGGGTACTCATATGTCTTTAAATATACATTATAGATTATTTCATGCATTAACCACTGTTTGAACTCAAGTTGTCTTAGATTAATTTAAGCATTAATTAACCAagattattaaaatataaaacgAAGAGAAAAAGTCAGGGTGGCCGAGTGGTCTAAGGCGCCAGACTCAAGTTCTGGTTCTCTTACGAGGGCGTGGGTTCAAATCCCACTT from Humulus lupulus chromosome 5, drHumLupu1.1, whole genome shotgun sequence encodes the following:
- the LOC133778769 gene encoding probable cyclic nucleotide-gated ion channel 10 → MILPRKVIDGIEAICRAYLWKGQHLFQGAGLIAWERVCQSKAAGGIGFKRVAEWNISAIIKYVWAIANNEENLWVKWIHSVYLKGGDWWNYQPLTQGSWYWKKLVAVKDRVKNITDIQGDHVYENNCDPTREEQLPHQNETPTAVENILNPWTAYPRVWHKIFLVSCLIGVSIDPLFLYIPIVNDNKKCLDIDNNIKNIFLALRCVTDFSYVLHIIFRLQIALSMSKELGQSIFTGFPWSYLLIDVLAILPLPQVVVLVYFPEITGSKSLLARKFLGLLLLLQYVPRILRVYLSAKELGRTYDSLTQRVWVRGAFFFSLYIISGHVFGAFWYFYSTFRETACWHNFCKALGSQECVPGPFDCRGNHFIKNLTKLDQYCPINPPNSAIFDFGIFSHAIESRIVSQTDFLRKFSSSFWWGLKNLSSFGQNLDTSSNVQENIFAVLISILGLLLFLYLIGTLQTYMQLETTKSEEARIKISIKQPEIDSYLSTHDQLPPQKKKIIKRYLTRKIREGKDFDVRHLFSLLEEHSDHGLHKSETFSAWVNKILDVNKHEKKAIEQANSWISKNGIPNDIKPKILKYVQLRLQEGKDVDIEHVLDILPSKLGMSIKKHMCFPVLRKVPLFQNMDDYVYESICNSLKPVIYSEKSYIIRKGEPLDMVLLITQGVVWSFGTSSMVRLQRGDYYGNELVEWQLNSTSYNDFPISTANVKSHTKVEAFALMAIDLEHVLSSCWVKFFQYNSTNETMSSEGLKSFAATSVQRGFRRYIKLKKAQENKLSIHVNP